The Pecten maximus chromosome 12, xPecMax1.1, whole genome shotgun sequence genome includes a region encoding these proteins:
- the LOC117339044 gene encoding extensin-like produces the protein MDKSNTGVRKRYRYMHVLNVDVCKPGGPIHSTPLPTTPIHSQPFPTTPTHSQPLPSTPNHSHPLHTTPIHSKPLPTTSTNSHPLPSTPNHSHTLPHTPNQPNHSHPFPHTPNQPNHSTPLQTTLTHSQPLPTTPTPFHPPQPTQPLHTTPPTPNHSHPLPTTPTTPHPSISNHPNNISHTPTPNHPTTPTHSTPLHPLHTTPTTPTHSQPIPSIPNSSHPLPTTPPTPTHSHHSQPLPSTPTHSQPLPPIPTTPTHSHTLLTNPTTPTHSTHSQPTQPLHTTPNHSSKAQPRQNPTHPNHAQRHPRPTDPYPQTTPNHVQPPHTPRPHTPPTTPHHPPPNTTNHPRPPSHTPTTNHSQPRHTIQSTQPRPHNPPPPNHPNQHQHHPTPNRKTTQPTHHTHPTTHHANPPNTTLHTNPPPTRNHPATNPTTKPTPQHNQHHSTSHHQTRQHHSPKPKHPTATQPRPTTSQHIQTAKHPTTRPQPHTSNNPTIPTTSNTHHSQPTPNQTNTPTIHTTPTIHIHPQQLPQPTTNHPQTPPPHASNQSAHPPQPTQPRPPTTPNHSHPVPHTHQPNHSHPFPHTPNKPNHSTPLPTTPTNHANTHITPPTSHSTPPTRPAIQQPTNHPIPHTSNNQHYTTTPTHPTPLHTFTYTSTHPQPTKPTQPLLVNFHPFPRTPSQPNHSTHFQPLPPTPTQTHTDL, from the exons ATGGATAAGTCTAATACAGGGGTACGAAAACGCTACAGATACATGCATGTACTCAACGTAGATGTGTGTAAACCCGGAGG TCCCATCCACTCCACACCACTTCCAACCACTCCCATCCATTCCCAACCCTTCCCAACCACTCCAACCCACTCCCAACCACTCCCATCCACTCCCAATCACTCCCACCCACTCCACACCACTCCCATCCACTCCAAACCACTCCCAACCACTTCCACCAACTCCCATCCACTCCCATCCACTCCCAACCACTCCCACACACTCCCACACACTCCCAACCAACCCAACCACTCCCACCCATTCCCACACACTCCCAACCAACCCAACCACTCAACACCACTCCAAACCACTCTCACCCATTCCCAGCCACTCCCAACCACTCCAACACCCTTCCACCCTCCACAACCAACCCAACCACTCCACACCACTCCACCCACTCCAAACCACTCCCATCCACTCCCAACCACTCCCACCACTCCACATCCATCCATTTCCAACCACCCAAACAACATCAGCCACACTCCCACACCCAACCACCCAACCACTCCCACACACTCCACACCACTCCATCCACTCCACACCACTCCAACCACTCCCACCCACTCCCAACCAATCCCATCCATTCCCAACAGCTCCCACCCACTCCCAACCACCCCACCCACTCCCACCCACTCCCACCACTCCCAACCACTCCCAAGCACTCCCACCCACTCCCAACCACTCCCACCCATTCCCACCACTCCCACCCATTCCCACACACTCCTAACCAACCCAACCACTCCCACCCATTCCACACACTCCCAACCAACCCAACCACTCCACACCACTCCCAACCACTCCAGCAAAGCCCAACCACGCCAAAACCCAACCCACCCCAACCACGCACAACGCCATCCACGCCCAACCGACCCATACCCACAAACCACGCCCAACCACGTCCAACCACCCCACACACCACGCCCACACACACCACCCACCACTCCCCATCACCCACCACCCAACACCACCAACCATCCACGTCCACCATCCCACACACCAACCACCAACCACTCCCAACCACGCCACACAATCCAATCCACCCAACCACGCCCACACAATCCACCACCACCAAACCACCCCAACCAACACCAACACCACCCCACACCCAACCGCAAAACCACCCAACCAACCCACCACACACACCCCACCACCCACCACGCAAACCCCCCCAACACCACACTCCACACCAATCCACCACCAACACGCAACCACCCAGCCACCAATCCAACAACCAAACCCACACCACAACACAACCAACACCACTCCACATCCCACCACCAAACACGCCAACACCATTCCCCCAAACCAAAACACCCAACAGCCACACAACCACGCCCAACCACCTCCCAACACATCCAAACAGCAAAACACCCAACAACACGCCCACAGCCACACACGTCCAACAATCCCACCATTCCAACCACGTCCAACACCCACCACTCCCAACCAACTCCCAACCAAACCAACACTCCCACCATCCACACCACTCCAACAATCCACATACACCCACAACAACTCCCACAACCAACCACCAACCATCCACAAACGCCACCACCACACGCCTCCAACCAATCAGCCCACCCACCCCAGCCCACCCAACCACGCCCACCAACTACACCCAACCACTCCCACCCCGTCCCACACACCCACCAACCCAACCACTCCCACCCATTCCCACACACTCCCAACAAACCCAACCACTCCACACCACTCCCAACCACCCCCACCAACCACGCAAACACCCACATCACACCACCAACCTCCCACAGCACACCGCCGACACGTCCCGCCATACAACAACCAACCAACCATCCCATTCCACACACATCCAACAACCAacactacaccactacacccACACACCCCACACCACTCCACACATTCACATACACTTCCACCCACCCCCAACCAACCAAACCAACCCAACCACTCCTAGTCAACTTCCACCCATTCCCACGCACTCCCAGCCAACCCAACCACTCCACACACTTCCAACCACTCCCACCCACTCCCACCCAAACACACACAGACCTTTAA
- the LOC117339215 gene encoding uncharacterized protein LOC117339215 codes for MASSNLSEKSSSNSSDIQYAASTGTFLVMFILAGTIGNSLIIVSILSSKKLRSSAFHLLSINLAVVNILECLLNMTFNLTTVMSVDTLKGVSTICRVNAFFISVVWIESILGITFMVVERMAAMKNTDKIDVIQRPKRVAIMVAYTWVHSAAFSLPLATGLVSVSIYSDINSCLVSVDASAVYIGTLSVCCFVVPIVVTVILFIVTMKNAFTEKSSVQAQMTRHQYSTDVDEPNFYKEFAGVKFSGIILTSWVFLVAPFVVAIFIYLYRYSDMNLDSGLKLSHSSIMYFLLLWLKYCNVFILPLFSLCYKKEFWLNFKDVLFCKKKNSVNDVANEHNKLSLDSQDKIERLESGEKKIKEEKMKEAFIHNSGFQVPVLFATAQGVHIQTSESEVIVDDQGTVGKKCDVFGSQEKLQQFGEDTSDYDSSNELDPFSVSHPVSTKNLRNQTEPTPLQHRSNSQPEVRSKGQSTHHSTSVTVTSAADSGLDISSMNKSGGHDSSPNLTYDRSVSCPAGETGISHRSFIPTSQKSSAVDKQNKNNTSSRYNDNPTQEPEIFAQMEGCENRAYKVDTADIERCNNSNGQEQTDQTSGQALDKEIRMDRNISDVFEKDGAASGGNTKTINNEIVNSPGDESVDISGVTPATPSKRKKKHKKQTKGSNYTGILRNGSEEMSPPRPPPRLAPLQGCHQPHYQRMTETETAASADVPPNNNSLCETGVIPQKATVYEVKHDRKTRNKTRQRNSDSQSHTSLLDSGSSAELKCLKDSMFGAPESDGYSSQVLEVTTPSACNLVDLSKTLAAFLQVIPKNWTKHKSTNNDSRS; via the coding sequence ATGGCATCTTCCAATTTGTCAGAAAAATCATCATCAAACTCCTCGGATATCCAGTACGCCGCCTCCACCGGCACCTTTCTTGTCATGTTCATTCTGGCTGGAACTATTGGGAACAGTTTGATAATTGTCAGCATACTGTCGTCGAAAAAACTCAGGAGTTCTGCTTTTCATTTACTGTCTATAAATCTTGCTGTCGTTAATATCTTAGAATGTCTCCTGAACATGACTTTCAACTTGACAACCGTGATGTCTGTAGACACCTTGAAAGGTGTCAGTACTATTTGCAGAGTAAACGCCTTTTTCATCAGCGTTGTATGGATAGAATCCATTCTTGGCATAACATTTATGGTTGTTGAAAGAATGGCTGCAATGAAAAATACAGACAAAATTGATGTAATACAGCGACCTAAACGCGTTGCCATAATGGTAGCGTACACCTGGGTTCATTCTGCAGCATTCAGCCTCCCTCTTGCCACCGGTCTCGTGTCTGTGAGTATTTACTCGGACATCAACTCCTGTCTCGTGTCAGTAGACGCTTCAGCTGTCTATATTGGAACTCTCTCTGTATGTTGTTTTGTAGTTCCGATTGTCGTGACCGTGATTTTATTTATCGTAACAATGAAAAATGCCTTCACAGAAAAATCCTCAGTCCAGGCACAAATGACTCGTCATCAATACTCTACAGATGTAGATGAACCTAACTTTTATAAGGAATTCGCTGGAGTGAAATTTTCTGGTATAATTTTAACTAGCTGGGTGTTCTTGGTCGCACCTTTTGTGGTTGCCatcttcatttatttatatcGATATAGCGACATGAATCTAGATTCAGGTTTGAAATTGTCACATTCTtctattatgtattttttgttactttggttaaaatattgtaatgtttttatcCTTCCGCTTTTTTCTCTATGTTATAAAAAAGAATTTTGGTTaaattttaaagatgttttattttgtaagaaaAAGAACTCGGTGAATGATGTTGCAAATGAGCATAACAAGTTAAGCTTGGACAGTCAAGATAAGATTGAGAGGTTAGAATCAGGggaaaagaaaattaaagaagaaaaaatgaagGAAGCATTCATTCACAATTCTGGATTCCAAGTACCGGTGTTATTTGCCACAGCACAGGGTGTACACATTCAGACATCTGAGTCTGAAGTCATCGTTGATGACCAGGGCACTGTTGGAAAGAAATGTGATGTGTTTGGATCACAGGAGAAACTGCAGCAATTCGGAGAAGATACAAGTGATTATGACTCTAGTAATGAGCTGGATCCATTCTCGGTGTCCCATCCGGTATCCACCAAAAATCTGAGAAATCAAACTGAGCCTACGCCCTTACAGCACAGATCTAACTCCCAGCCTGAGGTCCGATCTAAAGGTCAGTCCACTCACCACTCGACCTCCGTGACGGTCACCTCAGCTGCAGACTCCGGGCTTGACATCAGCAGCATGAACAAGAGTGGGGGTCACGACTCGAGTCCTAATTTGACATATGACAGGAGTGTGTCTTGTCCTGCAGGTGAAACAGGTATATCACATCGTTCATTCATTCCTACTTCACAAAAATCATCAGCTGTCgataaacagaacaaaaataaCACTAGCTCAAGATATAATGACAATCCAACTCAAGAACCAGAAATATTTGCTCAAATGGAGGGATGTGAAAACCGTGCATATAAGGTTGACACTGCTGATATAGAAAGGTGCAATAACTCAAATGGTCAAGAACAGACTGACCAAACGAGTGGTCAAGCTTTAGATAAGGAGATAAGGATGGACAGAAATATTTCTGATGTATTTGAAAAAGATGGTGCTGCTTCTGGTGGGAACACCAAGACGATCAACAACGAAATTGTAAATTCACCAGGTGATGAAAGTGTGGATATTTCTGGTGTGACACCAGCAACACCAAGCAAAcgaaaaaagaaacataaaaaacaaactaaaGGTTCAAACTACACAGGGATTTTAAGAAATGGAAGTGAGGAGATGAGTCCGCCTCGGCCACCGCCTAGATTGGCACCATTACAGGGGTGTCACCAGCCCCATTATCAGAGAATGACTGAAACAGAAACTGCTGCATCAGCAGATGTTCCACCGAACAACAATTCCTTGTGTGAGACGGGAGTCATACCCCAGAAAGCAACTGTGTATGAAGTAAAACATGACAGAAAGACGAGGAATAAAACGAGACAAAGAAATTCAGATAGTCAAAGTCATACTTCACTACTGGATTCTGGGAGTTCAGCCGAactgaaatgtttaaaagatTCTATGTTTGGTGCACCGGAATCCGATGGATATTCCTCTCAGGTGTTGGAGGTAACGACACCAAGTGCTTGTAATCTGGTGGATCTTTCTAAAACTTTGGCAGCATTTCTCCAAGTCATTCCCAAGAACTGGACTAAACAT